In Trichlorobacter lovleyi, the DNA window CTGACCCGGTTTCAGGCGCAGCCAGCCACCACCGATAATCTCTTTGAAAACGCCGTATTTGGCAGCAATCTCCGGGGTGGTCATGAACTCGACAGTTGCCCCCAGCGCATCGCCAATCGCCATGCCGATAAAGGCGGCCCGGGCACGTTCTTTCAGTTCGGATGGGTCAATGTTCAGGATCATGAAAAATCTATAAGCAAGGAGTGTTCCCGATGCGTGAGATGCAGGTTGATATCTGGTCGTATCAAGGGCAGGCCATCATTGCTATTACTACCAACGGCTCAATAACCCGTGACGGCAGGGCCATCATGGGCAAAGGGGTCGCCAGGCAGGCTGCGGAACGCTTTCCTGAACTCCGTCATCAATTGGGCCGGTTGCTGCAGATACGCGGCAACCATGTCCATGAGATCATGCTCGGCCTGGTCAGCTTTCCGGTCGAAGAAACCCCGTACTCGCTGCCTGAACTGCGTTTGATCAGGCGTTCTGCAGAGGAATTGCGCCTGTTGGCCGACCAGTGCGGCTGGA includes these proteins:
- a CDS encoding ADP-ribose-binding protein, which produces MREMQVDIWSYQGQAIIAITTNGSITRDGRAIMGKGVARQAAERFPELRHQLGRLLQIRGNHVHEIMLGLVSFPVEETPYSLPELRLIRRSAEELRLLADQCGWTQVLVPRPGCGGGGMRWQEVKPLLEEFFDDRFIVVSAPEHEK